The genomic window tataaattttcctactaccgggtgtagctacTTGCACTTTTGTTCCATACCTTCTACGTAGTATATATCATATCGAAGAGTATGTACGCGTattatgtagtatataagaatatttacgtagtatatatatatatatatggtagtatgtatcatattttgctatttttttaaaaataatacacTTTTTTTAGTAAATTTGAGAAATATTACGCCGTTTAGATTTATTTTAAAAATAATACAGCGTCGGCGTCGGGGAAGCCAATTGGCTTCTGTCGGCCGCCGGTAGGCCGAGTAGAGCCCAATCGGCCACCGGTAAGCCGAGTAGGCCCAATCGGGCACTAGTAAGCCGATTAGTGCCTCAGCCCCAAGTCATGGCCAGTTTACCACATGCAGTCGGCCTCCGCCAAGCCGATAAGTGCGTGAGCTGATTTGCTCGCTAGCTTTCTGTGCATGTGTGCATGCAGCTGGTGTACTAATCGATCTAGCTAGTTTTCTGTGCGTGTGTGCATGCAACTGTTGTCTACTAATTCGATGAGAGGGCTAGCTTTTACACTAGTAGCAATACATTTCACCATATATAAACTTGACTCGGTTGGAAAGTATCCGGCTGTAACTTGTACGTGCATAGTTGTCGGAAAGTACTCGACGGCTGCGGCGTCCAGGTCGGGCCTGTGCCAATTGTTGGCGCAGGTTCCTCCGACGTTGAGTATTTTTCAACGaaggcgacgacgacgacaacgaccaCGACGAACAAAGCAAAGCTGACTCGTTATCGATCACCCGCAAGTGTAAAAGCTAGCCCTCGAGCTAGCAATCGATCTTTCCCTGGACGTAAACTAGTACTTACTAGTACTTCTGGCGGGAACAATCTTCACGAGACACGTACATAAACAACCTCTGGTCGATCATTGCTTTTCGCACGGTCAAGCGTATACAGCAAAACGTGCACGTATACCACAAGCACCCTAGCAAGCCGGTGGATCCATTGGGCAgaggctagctagctagctagctagcttatcAAACGGGAGTAGCACGACTCACGCTACGTACGGGCCATGCACCTATCGGCTTACCGTAAGCCGATTAGTTCCTGGACCCAGTCAGCCTCCCGTAAGCCGACTGGAACCTAATCGGCTATCCCGTGGCCGACTGGCTCCAGTCGGCTTACAGCAAGCCGACACCGCATTATTTATGTAATTTCTTAAAATCGTGTATTATTTTTCAAAATTTATAagaaaaatgtattatttaaaaaaattaactTATATTTTGGACATACTTCATTttgcgtacaaatatgtacgtatttcacaaatacgaTAAAACTATGGGctcacttgcaattttttcatataaatCACTTTGTAGTACCTTAGATATTGTATGTGAACATACTAAAAATAACAAAgtagagtatatactaccacatggtaaTATATGAGAGatgggtgtagctacacccggtagtaggatgcattttccacacacacacacacacacacacacacacacacacacacacacacacatatatatatatatatatatatatatatatatatatatatatatatatatatatatatatatattcagtgACTTTGCGATGGATCCTTTTTAAACGTTAACATAATCCATCTCCATCTCTCTCATAATCTACAAAGTAAACATGTTAATTCTGGCACAACCAACCATTATAGGGTTGTCAATATTTCAAGGTGACTTTCAACTTTATGAAAGACCATCGGTGACAGGTAGCTCAGACGACACCAAATCATGTCGGAGAATAAAAAATCCCGAATCAGAAAGTTAGAATTCACAGGTTAGGTTGCTCCTTCAGGAACATCGAGAATTAAAATGAAATTTGGTTTCTATGTGAAAGAGCGATTTGGTAATCGTTCATCAGTGGAACATGAGCAGAATCTGGCAATTCAATCCATTGGGTACAGAGCAATGCAAACATGAAAGTAAAGTAGAGGAAACATAGTAAAAAGCGTGTTTTTACATTAACTTGTTCcactcttgtagctacttgtgccATGATGCTGCCCAACCTGAGTACTGATGATGCGTAAGTTCCACTGCTGTAGCAGTACATATATTGTTCATGGAATAAGTAGAGATGAAATCAGCTGTTCATAAGCACGAAATATGTAATTTGTATTATTAAAGAAAGCAAGCAAGAAATGACTTCCTCGAGGACAGAAATCAGTGAGAAATCTGCAAAAACAAATTCATCATTCTCTTATATTTATAATCATTCAATAAAGAACCTCAGGCTCCAGCAACTATTTACCTGTATATAACAATTAACAAGTAGTACTAACAATTACTTTGTACAAGAAACATTCGGCCTAATTAAGTTATAAAAAGACATAAAAGAGATCTTCTTGTTCAAAATCCACTGGCAACAAAGCACCAAGAATAAAATCCAGTAGAATCAAGGAATCCACAAACAAGTGAAAGTACATGTCCATCTACTTTATACAGGGCGACCTGGCATTCTTTGGGAATGTTACAACAGCACCGCAATCACACGGGGACTCATCATGGAAGGAGCTAAGTAAACTGGTACAGAAACTAAAATTTCCGTTGTGTTTTCTTTAGCTCTTCCTTTTGATTTGCAGAATTTTCAGTTGCTAGACGAGGTAAGTTAGAATCCAAATTACTCAGCTTACTTAACCTGCACATGTAATCTGGACGAGAAACCATATAAAAGGAACATATGAATTGCAATTCTAAATAGCTTATAATAGGACAGATTTGCTCAATGTTTTTACTAATCAATTCACCATGGCATATTTAGTGAGCAGATTATTGTTATATGTCATAGCATCGTGGCGCTTTGTCAATAGTTACTTATCAACATGGCATATTTACTTCAAATGATTGTTAAATATCATAGCATCATGGCGCTTTATCAACATTAGTTACTACTccaaccacgacacttattttggaggAGGGACTAGTTGACATGGCCTATTCCGTCAACATATTAACTTTTGTTACTTCTTTAAACTCAAAAGCTAACTATTAGTTATAATCCCCATGGCCTATTAAATCTGCACATTACTATTCCATGTAGCAATGCCAGCTTTCCCTATATGAATGGTGTATCTAAAAAGACAATGCATATGACTGCAGGGCAGCAACTGCTTGAACCTGAACTAAAAGGAAACCGCTTCGGCTACAACGCGGTGAGCTGAAGCTCACATGATGGCATGAGGACTTTTTTCTCTACCATGCATTTTTTATCGTCTCCCTTTCtattttttctttccttttacTCTCAACTATTTTTTTGTCCCATGATGTAACTGAACTACAACTCCCCAAGCCCAATTTTCTGTCTCACACAGGAGCATGTCATCAGATTGAATCTGCCCCTATGGTTTATTTGTCAGATATATGGATACCTTGATTAATAGAAGATTATATGCTCGAATTTTAACTACTCGAAAACTACAGAGATGGCAGTTTAGCAATTTCACACCCTAATGGCAAAGTATTTATATGCAAAAGGATTTGCGTACCTCTGAAATGCATAGGCATTCCAATACACTGGTCCAACCAGCACATTATTTGTCTGGATTGTCTCCCTTATCACTAAATGAGCTTTGGCGAGACCAAGTTCTAATGTCTGCAATTTTACATCCCTCCTCCTGTACATTAGCATCATCACTTTAGTGGCGCCATCCGAGCTAGTGTCATTGTCAAGTCCATTGTCCTACAATATATAAAATAGATCCAAGTAATTCAACCAGTTTAAAATATTTTGTAGCATCAATAGGTTAAGCTAATCATGCTCTATACAAATAAAAGTGTGATATAGCTGTTCGAAACATACTACAGACATTTTACTCTCAGAAGATTGAAAACAAGTATGGACATTATTTTTACAATGCAATGGAAAAGACCATATATCCATAATAGTAGCAAAATATTACTATGGCAATATCTCCAATATCTCTAACAGTTAAGAAATAATACTAAACAAAACAATTGCACACACAATACCAAGCAACATTCCCTACACTATGTCTTCTCCATCAAGTGACCTTCCTCTCCGTGCTACCCCCACCCAAAGCTCATCGGATCCATGTGATCTCTCAATCCTCTCTGCTCTCTCATGCAGCAAACACGGCAACAAGAAAGCCTTCTAGCCCCCCCACAATCAAAACAAATAGCAGCAGTAGGCAAACAAACTGCAACATCATCTCCAACTAAATCAGAGGAAAAAAGCTCTACTACCTGGTGCCTGATAGATACATAACTGGGTGGATGGATGGCTCGAATGTGGAAGGACTGGCCGGTGAAATACCTTCTTCCCTCCTAGTATGTGTGTTCTCAACTCGCATGAAAAAGAAATCTGTATGAGAGCTTTGCAGCAAGAACACACCACGGAGCATGTCTCCTCTGCATCCTTTGTCATCTCCTTCGCAGAAGATAGGCATCCCCCACACATGTGGAGCCGACGGTGGTGGAGGTAGTAGCCCATCCCAGAGATCTCACCTACCGCCCGATGGCCATTCTCCGCGCCGAGGATGACGGGGCAAAACAATAATTATAGATGCATCTAAAAATAATTATCAACATGTTGATAACAAATTACATTGTCATTTTTATTTTGAATGGAAAACCATTATGATTTTGCTCGACAAAAAATTGTATTGTATAATTTTTAATGTCGAGTGGAACACCATTATGGTGGTTTTTAAATTATAAGCATCTCGCCCAAATTTCATACGATGCTCAATTAGTTAAGCTTTTGTTTGCCAAAATTGCACTATACTACTTCATGTTCTACAAATAGAAGGACAAATTATATTATGTGCGCATAGACATAATCTTAATGTCCCTTCTAGTTGATTTAGGCATGCAAGACCAGTTTTATCAACTTCTCATATTTTCAAGGATAAAATTTCAGCAAACCAGAAACTCATGTATGCAAATGTGTGCTATGCTTCAGCATACTTGCATCATGAAAATATCATGTTTTAGAACTAAGAACCCTGTCGCGTTAATGCAACATATAATACTGACATAATATACGGTGTTACGATTAGAAACTGTGATAAAGGGAATCACTTACTAACTTCTAAATTGATCTCTCTAACAACAGATATGAAAGTTAGCCGACATATTCTAAATCTGGACCAATGTGAAGCAACTAAAATTACCATCATACTATTGTCTGAAATGTAGCCAAAACTCAAATATAAATTATGTGTCTTTTGAATCTGAAGTGACCTGTTGTCAGCCAAGGAACAACCATTCCTCGCCAAAAATAAAGAGAACAACGACAGGAGCTAcacatttgttggggaacgtagtaatttcaaaaaaattcctacgcacacgcaagatcatggtgatgcatagcaacgagaggggagattgtgtccacataccctcgtagaccgaaagcggaagcgttatgacaacgcggttgatgtagtcgtacgtcttcacaatccgaccgatccaagcaccgaacgtacggcacctccgagttcagcacacgttcagctcgatgacgatccccggactctgatccagcagggtgtcggggatgagttccgtcagcacgatggcgtggtgacgacgatgatgttctacaaatggagggcttcgcctaagcaccgcaacgatatgatcgaggtggaatatggtggagggggcaccgcacacggctaaggaatgatcacgaagatcaacttgtgtgtctagaggtgcccccggcccccgtatataaaggagggaggggggaggtgcagccgcccccctaggggtgcgcctggaggagtcctactcccgcagggagtaggactccccctcttgccttggtggagaaggaaaggggggaggggaaagaggaaaggggtgcgccgccccccccccttccttgtcctattcggactagggggggagggggcgcgcggcctgccctggccgaccctcctcttctccctcatggcccatgtaggcccattaacccccccggggggggggggttccggtaaccccccggtactccggaaaaatcccggtttctcccggaacgatttcgatatccaaatataggctttcaatatatcaatcttcatgtctcgaccatttcgagactcctcgtcatgtccgggatcacatccgggactccgaacaaccttcggtacatcaaaacatataaactcataatgaaattgtcatcgtaactttaagcgtgcggaccctacgggttcgagaactatgtagacatgacctagaactgtttccggtcaataaccaatagcggaacctggatgctcatattggcttctacatattctacgaagatctttatcggtcaaaccgcataacaacatacattgttccttttgtcatcggtatgttacttgcccgagattcgatcgtcggtatctaatacctagttcaatctcgttaccggcaagtctctttactcgttacgtaatgcatcattccgtaaccaactcattggccacattgcttgtaaggattatagtgatgtgcattacctagagggcccagagatacctctccgacaatcggagtgataaaacctaatctcgaaatacgccaactcaatatctatctttggagacacctgtagagctcctttataatcacccagttacgttgtgacgtttggtagcacacaaagtgttcctccggtaaacgggagttgcataatctcatagttgtaggaactttgtataagtcatgaagaaagcaatatgtgacgcccggataattaatctacagtgatcccccgctaatgatgccatgtcacctcggttactgttgataaactctagaTAATTCAAAACCGAAACAAATTCATAATTTAATTAcaggaaaacaataaaagttttcaaacattaaaataaaaatgttcggtttgtactaaatattgcatagataattatggtgtagaagacacagttttataaaatgcataaatattttaaattgaattaaaacagaagagaaaataaataaaagaaagaaaatacaaaacagaaaaaaggaaagaaagagaaaaggcctcCTCCCGTctccactgggccacggcccagcaggccaccaggcccagccggccattcCCCCAACTCCCCCTTATCCACTCACCCCCGAAACCCTAGGGCATCGAACCCACTCTCCCCACTCCCCTCTCCCCGCCCCGTTTCTGGATCAGGGGAGCGACCCCCCGGACCGCGCCGTCACCTGCCGCCTCCAACCGGCGCACCGCGCCTGAGGACTGCCGCCTCCGTGTCGCAGCGTCGCCACCGCCCCGcgtgcctcggcctcctcctcgcctcgtgCCGAGGCCGCCGTTCCTGCGCCACGCCCTCGACCCCGTTGCCccgccgcactcgtcgccggcAACCCGGACGCCGccccttcctcctcttcctcctcgagcaTGCCTCGCTCAACTACAGGGCTATGTGAGCCTCCCCCTCGATCTCCTTATTTCCCTCCTGTTCCGTTTCTTCGTCGTCGGAGTTCGCCGGACAGCCGCAACGAGAGCTCGCTAGGCACTCGTGCTCACCACCACCGGTCGCGCACACGCACGCTCGCGCCAAGGCGCGCCCCCTGGCCGTGGCCTTCACGTCCCGCCATGCCCGTCAGCTCCGACCACTGCTGCACGTCGTCACGCACGCACGACACTGCCGCTCGGCCGCACCACCAACCCCTGCCATCGTGCGCCGCCTGTTTCCAAGGCCGCCCTTTGCCGTACTCCGACATCTTccccgcctccggccacccctctgCCGCCCCTGGACTTGCTGCGGCGCGAGCTCCCCAGCACGCCCGCATGCGTCCCTCGACGCCCGCGCCTCGCCTCTCCTCACCGGGCCGGTCGGAGCTCTGCCGCTCCGCTCGTCGCGGCCACCTGCACGCACGCGTGCCCCTCCGCTGGGGCCCCCGATGGCTGCCGCACCGCGACCGTCTGttggtggcctcgccccgctcccccCTGGTCGGGCTCGCCCCCTCCCACTCGGGCGACGCCCATGACCCAGCACCCGACGCCCGTTAAGGCCCCtggccaatgacaaacggggcccagccccaaaacgttttatttaaaaaaaagtagtagtaataataataaataaaatgttaattaattaattaattaaagaattaattaacttaattaatcataattagattaatctaatcattaattaacctaattaaatgttagttaattaatcagtcaatgacacgcgggacccacacgtcagtttgaccagtcaacacctctgctgactgctgacatcatgatgacatcagcaaacactTTTCTAGATATTGTTGGATTAAATTAATTAGATAAATTCTAAACAATGAttttaaaactttggaaaatcatataaaataaaccgtagctcggatcaaaaaactttgtacatgaaagttgctcagaacgacgagacaaatccggatacgtagcttgttcatccgccacacatccctagcatagcaaacatgtaacttttcccctccggttcatctgcccgaaaatgcgaaacaccggggatactttcctggatgtttcccccctcatctgtatcacctactaccgcgttagggcacaccaaacaccgcgcattgtcttgttacgctttgtgatgctttgattgctctgttatttattgtgttccccctccgttacttctttctggtagaccccgagattgccggcgacccccagttcgactacggagttgacgacccctccttgccagagcaaccaggcaagccccccttttgatcaccagatatcgcctattctacctcTACTGCTTGCagtagagtagtgtagcatgttactgtttcgattgatcctattctgttgcatagcctgtcattgttgctacagtcattgataccttacccgcaatcctaaatgcttagtataggatgctagtttatcatcattggccctacattcttgtcagtctgccttgctatactattgagccgtgatcactcaggaggtgatcacgggtatatactatacatatatacatgctatacagatggtggctaaagtcgggtcagctcattgtgTACCCGCACGTGATcctgatgtgggggctggaaggacaggtggctccatcccggtagaggtgggcctgggttccggatggcccccgactgttactttgtggcagagcgacagggcaggttgagaccatctaggagagaggtgggcctggccctggtcggcgtccgcggttacttcataataacacgcttaacgagatcttggtatttgatctgagtctggccactggcctatacgcactaaccaactacgcgggaacagttatgggcactcgacgtcgtggtatcagccgaagccttcgtgacgtcagcaactgagcggcgcgcgccggattggaacgtaagcctgctcttgtattaagggggctagttctgcttcctgccgcgtatgcaacgtgcaggtgtgctaagggcgatgggcccagacccctgtgcgcttaggtttagaccggcgtgctgacctctctgttgtgcctaggtggggctgtgacgtgttgatcttccgaggccgggcatgacccaggaaagtgtgtccggccaaatgggatcgagcgtgttgggttatgtggtgcacccctgcagggaagttaatctattcgaatagccgtgatcttcggtaacaggatgacttggagttgtaccttgaccttatgacaactagaaccggatacttaataaaacacacccttccaagtgccagatataacccggtgattgcttttccacagggcgacgaggggaggatcgccgggtaggattatgctatgcgatgctacttggaggacttcaatctactctcttctacatgctgcaagatggaggctgccagaagcgtagtcttcgataggactagctatccccctcttatgctggcattctgcagttcagtccactcatattgcctccttacacatatacccatgcatatgtagtgtagctccttgcttgcgagtactttggatgagtactcacggttgcttttctccctcttttccccttttcccttctacctggttgtcacaaccagat from Triticum aestivum cultivar Chinese Spring chromosome 3B, IWGSC CS RefSeq v2.1, whole genome shotgun sequence includes these protein-coding regions:
- the LOC123069907 gene encoding uncharacterized protein, with protein sequence MGYYLHHRRLHMCGGCLSSAKEMTKDAEETCSVVCSCCKALIQISFSCELRTHILGGKKDNGLDNDTSSDGATKVMMLMYRRRDVKLQTLELGLAKAHLVIRETIQTNNVLVGPVYWNAYAFQRLHVQVK